Proteins from a single region of Bradyrhizobium diazoefficiens:
- a CDS encoding CheR family methyltransferase → MIQIGNPPTERGSQPKSPLVIGVGASASEIGSVERFFSKLTLRPDQALVLVLQHHEAFDDARLREILRTSGGGKLADLKNGGVIEGGAIYLCPKAMITTLQGDRFSVRKAEQEPGERATIDSFLVSLAEERAEQSIGVMLAGTDGDGTLGTATLKDRGGLAIAESGGNHDEGSTPAAIADYVMAPEEIPDHIQAYALHLRRLEAKHGVDAILADAAASLSQIADVLRNRTGNDFHGYKQNTFLRRVQRRMQVNQIEEIAAYVDYLKADRAEPQHLFNDLLIGVTEFFRDKREFEMLETQVIPKILEGKSTGQQLRVWVLGCATGEEAYSIGILLREHLAKLDSAPQVQIFATDIDGRALAAARVGRYRTHIEADITPERLARWFVREGDTYCVVKELREMCIFSQHNVIKDAPFSRLDLVSCRNLLIYLNAELQNRVIPLFHFALLPDRFLFLGNSENVTQHPKLFAPVDRRARIFKKLDTGTRLPPEFPITTAAARAATEMPPMRGPGNNVGLERRAQRIAERYAPAYVITDENFHILHFSGRTGRYIEPTAGTASLDLLQLVHRDLRLELRALLGRAAETDQAGRTGHVQLKLEDHHVMVDITVEPIHDGADGHRNFVVLFKDGPLRPPEGRQDNPDALVRAEHVERLESELRASRERLQATIEELESTNEELKSSNEEYQSLNEELQSANEELETSREELQSVNEELTTVNGELAHRVQELTRATSDLKNFLESTQIATIFLDNDLRVMNFTPAITQVLHLVETDIGRPIAHIKARIPVEDLFAEVRRVLRTLGSAECELSVPDSGTRYIVRILPYRSIDNFIAGVVITFIDVTAITRAEERQRLLLAELQHRVRNTLGVVRSIARRSAESSSTVEEYASHLDGRLSAFARTQALVTRDPEGGVDLEYLVIEELLAYNAREGEQVSVSGPTIRFQPKSAETFALAIHELATNALKYGALSQPSGRLDISWRIDEAVNPPRLNFEWREHAGPPVKAPLRKGFGTVLLESTLAFEFKGQTEMTFNGTGLQCTITLPLSKRAFHTPVVVS, encoded by the coding sequence ATGATTCAAATCGGCAATCCGCCGACGGAAAGGGGAAGTCAGCCGAAGTCTCCTCTGGTAATCGGTGTCGGCGCCTCCGCAAGCGAAATCGGCAGTGTCGAACGCTTCTTCTCGAAGCTGACGCTGCGGCCCGATCAGGCCCTGGTTCTGGTGTTGCAGCATCACGAGGCCTTCGACGACGCCCGGCTGCGCGAAATCCTTCGGACCTCGGGCGGCGGCAAGCTTGCCGATTTGAAAAACGGCGGCGTGATCGAAGGCGGCGCAATTTACCTCTGCCCGAAGGCGATGATCACCACCCTGCAAGGCGACCGGTTTTCGGTCAGAAAGGCCGAGCAGGAGCCCGGTGAGCGCGCCACCATCGACAGTTTCCTGGTATCCCTGGCCGAGGAACGGGCCGAGCAGTCGATCGGCGTGATGCTGGCCGGCACCGATGGTGACGGCACGCTGGGCACCGCCACGCTGAAAGACCGCGGCGGGCTCGCGATCGCCGAGAGCGGCGGCAATCATGACGAGGGCAGCACGCCGGCCGCAATCGCCGACTACGTGATGGCGCCGGAGGAAATCCCGGACCATATCCAGGCTTACGCGCTGCATCTGCGGCGTCTGGAAGCTAAGCACGGAGTTGACGCGATCCTCGCCGATGCGGCCGCGTCTCTGTCGCAGATCGCCGACGTCCTGCGCAACAGGACCGGCAATGACTTTCACGGCTACAAGCAGAACACGTTTCTTCGCCGCGTGCAGCGGCGCATGCAGGTGAATCAGATCGAGGAGATCGCCGCCTATGTCGATTACCTCAAAGCCGACAGGGCAGAGCCCCAGCATCTCTTTAACGACCTCTTGATCGGTGTCACTGAATTCTTCCGCGACAAGCGCGAATTCGAAATGCTCGAAACCCAGGTTATTCCAAAAATCCTGGAAGGAAAGAGCACGGGGCAGCAGCTTCGCGTGTGGGTGCTGGGCTGCGCCACGGGCGAGGAGGCCTATTCGATCGGAATCCTGCTGCGCGAGCATCTGGCCAAGCTCGATTCAGCGCCGCAGGTCCAGATTTTCGCGACCGATATCGACGGCCGGGCGCTGGCGGCGGCGCGAGTCGGGCGCTACCGCACCCACATCGAGGCCGACATAACGCCGGAGCGGCTGGCGCGCTGGTTCGTGCGTGAAGGTGACACCTATTGCGTGGTGAAGGAGCTGCGCGAGATGTGCATCTTCTCGCAGCACAACGTCATTAAGGATGCTCCTTTCTCGCGGCTGGATCTCGTCTCCTGCCGCAATCTCCTGATCTATCTGAATGCGGAGCTTCAGAATCGGGTGATCCCGCTGTTTCACTTCGCGCTGCTGCCCGATCGCTTCCTGTTTCTGGGCAATTCCGAGAACGTCACACAGCATCCGAAACTATTTGCGCCGGTGGACCGCCGGGCCCGCATCTTCAAGAAACTGGACACCGGGACGCGTCTGCCACCGGAATTTCCGATTACGACGGCGGCGGCACGAGCGGCAACCGAGATGCCTCCGATGCGCGGGCCTGGCAACAATGTCGGACTCGAGCGCCGGGCCCAGCGCATCGCCGAACGCTATGCGCCCGCCTATGTCATCACCGACGAGAATTTTCACATCCTGCATTTCTCTGGCCGCACCGGACGCTACATCGAGCCGACCGCCGGCACGGCATCGCTGGATCTGCTGCAGCTCGTGCACCGGGATCTCAGGCTCGAATTGCGTGCGCTGCTCGGCCGTGCCGCCGAGACTGACCAAGCTGGCCGTACTGGGCATGTGCAACTGAAGCTGGAAGATCACCATGTGATGGTCGACATCACAGTCGAACCGATCCACGACGGTGCTGACGGTCACCGCAATTTTGTGGTCCTGTTCAAGGACGGTCCGCTCCGTCCCCCCGAGGGCAGGCAGGACAATCCTGACGCTTTGGTTCGGGCCGAACATGTCGAGCGATTGGAGAGCGAGTTGCGCGCGAGCCGCGAGCGCCTCCAGGCCACCATCGAAGAGCTCGAGAGCACGAATGAGGAGCTGAAATCCTCCAATGAGGAATATCAGTCCCTCAACGAGGAGTTGCAATCGGCAAACGAGGAGCTGGAAACCTCGCGCGAGGAGCTGCAGTCCGTCAATGAGGAGCTGACCACCGTCAACGGCGAGCTGGCGCACCGGGTGCAGGAGCTGACTCGCGCCACCAGCGACCTCAAGAACTTTCTCGAAAGCACTCAGATCGCGACCATTTTCCTGGACAACGATTTGCGGGTGATGAATTTTACGCCGGCGATCACTCAGGTGCTGCATCTCGTCGAAACGGATATTGGCCGCCCGATTGCGCACATCAAGGCGCGTATTCCCGTCGAAGATCTCTTCGCAGAAGTTCGCCGCGTGCTTCGTACGCTGGGAAGCGCCGAGTGCGAGCTGAGCGTGCCCGACAGCGGGACACGCTACATCGTGCGGATCCTGCCCTATCGCAGCATCGATAATTTCATCGCCGGGGTCGTGATCACCTTCATCGACGTCACTGCGATCACGCGTGCGGAAGAGCGGCAGCGCCTGTTGCTGGCCGAACTTCAGCATCGCGTACGCAACACGCTCGGTGTCGTCCGCTCGATCGCACGACGGTCCGCGGAATCGAGTTCGACGGTCGAGGAATATGCCTCGCATCTCGACGGCCGCCTGAGCGCGTTCGCGCGGACCCAGGCGCTGGTGACCAGGGATCCCGAAGGTGGGGTCGATCTGGAGTACCTCGTGATCGAGGAATTGCTCGCCTACAACGCCCGCGAAGGTGAGCAGGTGAGCGTCTCCGGCCCAACCATCCGCTTTCAGCCGAAGTCCGCTGAAACGTTTGCGCTCGCGATCCATGAGCTTGCGACCAATGCACTTAAATATGGCGCCCTGAGCCAGCCATCCGGCCGGCTCGACATCTCCTGGCGCATCGACGAGGCCGTCAATCCGCCACGACTGAACTTTGAATGGCGTGAGCACGCCGGTCCGCCAGTGAAGGCGCCGTTGCGCAAGGGTTTCGGGACCGTTCTTCTGGAGAGCACGCTGGCTTTCGAGTTCAAGGGGCAGACCGAAATGACATTCAATGGCACCGGGCTGCAATGCACCATCACCCTGCCCTTGAGCAAACGCGCGTTTCATACTCCTGTCGTGGTTAGTTGA
- a CDS encoding Crp/Fnr family transcriptional regulator: protein MHPSVPDRNVGRAVIRRLNALRQLSAEAVASFEVAMLEGLQHAGAGEDIISDGDPVDCVRVVLSGWLCRYKTLEDGRRQIVNFVLPGESCDAHAFLLPTIDHSIAALTPVVYSEIKRAQYERLTADDRSLAEALLCETLLNNAIQREWAINLGRRVALERVAHLFCEIFERLRPVGLVDGDSCSLPVTQMDLADATGLSVVHFNRTLQELRASRLIVLRDRTLTISDLDALKATALYSPNYLRLYRGK, encoded by the coding sequence ATGCATCCATCTGTTCCCGATCGGAATGTGGGACGGGCCGTGATTCGGCGCCTGAATGCCTTGCGTCAATTGTCGGCCGAGGCCGTGGCCTCATTCGAAGTGGCCATGCTCGAAGGTTTGCAACACGCCGGGGCGGGCGAAGACATCATCTCCGATGGAGATCCGGTCGACTGCGTTCGTGTCGTGCTCTCCGGCTGGCTGTGCCGCTACAAGACACTTGAAGACGGACGGCGCCAGATCGTCAATTTCGTGCTACCGGGCGAGAGCTGCGATGCCCATGCGTTTCTCCTGCCCACGATCGATCACTCGATTGCGGCATTGACACCGGTCGTCTATTCCGAAATCAAGCGGGCGCAATATGAAAGGCTCACTGCCGATGATCGCTCGCTGGCTGAAGCGCTGCTGTGCGAGACGTTGCTGAACAATGCCATCCAGCGTGAATGGGCGATCAATCTCGGCCGCCGCGTGGCCCTGGAGCGTGTGGCCCATCTCTTCTGCGAGATTTTCGAGCGGCTTCGCCCGGTGGGCTTGGTCGACGGCGACTCCTGCAGCCTGCCCGTCACGCAGATGGATCTGGCTGACGCCACAGGTCTCTCGGTTGTTCATTTCAACCGGACGCTCCAGGAGTTGCGGGCATCCCGCCTGATCGTGCTGCGCGATCGGACCTTGACGATCAGTGATCTCGATGCGCTCAAGGCCACCGCCTTGTACTCGCCGAACTATCTTCGACTCTATCGCGGGAAATGA